A stretch of Castanea sativa cultivar Marrone di Chiusa Pesio chromosome 2, ASM4071231v1 DNA encodes these proteins:
- the LOC142624061 gene encoding uncharacterized protein LOC142624061, producing MGTSESTLSSSQGPVDEITTVSDRSEVADPILERLKTLKLTTPILTSPPAESSLTDILVRKPSSSSAPATVNPKVLVELFSMYRDWQEQKTQVISKKQEEIVNKIDVADALAVKLLQRFNFSVSAMKTASQHLSEVHALQVDIGELKGRLTEVISNCDALCKRIASEGPESLRSSVKPFAIATADSEISSTEN from the exons ATGGGTACCTCAGAATCCACCCTCTCAAGCTCACAG GGTCCGGTCGATGAAATCACCACCGTGTCCGATCGATCCGAGGTCGCAGATCCAATCTTAGAGAGACTCAAAACCCTCAAATTA ACAACACCAATATTGACGTCACCGCCGGCTGAGAGTAGCTTAACTGACATACTGGTGAGGAAACCTTCGTCTTCTTCGGCTCCAG CTACTGTGAATCCTAAGGTGCTGGTGGAGCTCTTCTCGATGTACCGTGATTGGCAGGAGCAGAAGACTCAAGTGATTAGCAAAAAGCAG GAAGAGATAGTAAACAAAATAGATGTTGCAGATGCTTTGGCAGTTAAACTTCTACAACGTTTTAATTTCTCAGTGTCGGCAATGAAGACAGCTTCACAACATTTATCAGAAG TTCATGCATTGCAGGTGGACATTGGAGAACTTAAAGGAAGGTTAACAGAGGTTATTAGTAACTGCGATGCATTGTGCAAGAGAATTGCGTCAGAGGGGCCAGAATCTCTTCGTTCATCTGTCAAACCATTTGCAATTGCCACTGCTGACTCAGAAATCAGCTCTACTGAAAACTga